The Anaerolineales bacterium region TTGGCGACCGGCCCCCGACCCAGCCTCACCCCGCGCCTCTGCTGCCCCAAGCCAGGGGTGCAGTCCCGGGACTCCAGGTCCTGGCCCCCACGAAGGGAAATAGCACAGGGGGCCAGGGCGCAGCCCTGACCCCCTCGATAGCCATGCTCAAGCCGCGGCCGGGGTCAAGCGCCTGGGCTAGAACAGGCCGACAACCCTCCCGGTCTTCAGATCCACGTCTACATCGTAGAACACGGGCCGGGTCGGCAGGCCGGGCATGGTGCGCATCTCGCCCAGCAGCGGATAGAGGAAGCCAGCCCCGACGGAGGCCCGGATGTCCCGGACCGGGACCTTGAACCCCTTGGGGACGCCCTTGAGGCTCGGGTCGTGGCTCAGGCTCAAGTGGGTCTTGGCCATGTTC contains the following coding sequences:
- a CDS encoding formate--tetrahydrofolate ligase: NMAKTHLSLSHDPSLKGVPKGFKVPVRDIRASVGAGFLYPLLGEMRTMPGLPTRPVFYDVDVDLKTGRVVGLF